CTGCAAAAGCATGGTTGATAATGAACAAGATATATGTTTAATTTAACAacatcatgaagaagaagaagaagaagaagaagatgatgatgatgaagaagaagagagagagcaaaCATTGAAACcaaaattgaatgcttttctgAAAGAGCAACATCAGCATGATGACAGTACTACTCCATCTCCTTTCCCCTTCCTCTCAGACCTTTTTCCTATAAACTCTCCCTCTCTGCCCCCCCTCAACCATGCCTTTTGTCTCTATaacccttctctctctctttatatatatatatatatatatctttgtccTCTCCCTTTCATGTATACTAGCTAGCATATAAGTAAAAAGGAAAAGGGGAAAgagacaaagaaaaaaacatctttcgatcatcaacatcatgcctcAGGCTCCATCAACAAGGTGGTGCCCAACACCAGAACAACTAATGATTCTGGAGGAGATGTACAGGAGTGGGATAAGAACTCCAAATGCATCACAGATACAGCAGATAACAGCACACTTGTCTTACTATGGTAAGATTGAAGGCAAGAATGTCTTTTACTGGTTCCAGAATCATAAGGCCAGGGACAGGCAGAAGCTCAGGAGGAGACTCAGCAGACATCATCAGCTACTGCACCAACAACTTCATACTTTGGATGAAGCttctgctcctcctcctcctccaccttcTTGTCTTCCTCATTACCTCCATACTCCATCTCAGCTTCTTCACCAGgtctatcttcttcttcaattcttctcatcataaacaaaaaacaa
The DNA window shown above is from Dioscorea cayenensis subsp. rotundata cultivar TDr96_F1 chromosome 12, TDr96_F1_v2_PseudoChromosome.rev07_lg8_w22 25.fasta, whole genome shotgun sequence and carries:
- the LOC120273642 gene encoding WUSCHEL-related homeobox 3B; the protein is MPQAPSTRWCPTPEQLMILEEMYRSGIRTPNASQIQQITAHLSYYGKIEGKNVFYWFQNHKARDRQKLRRRLSRHHQLLHQQLHTLDEASAPPPPPPSCLPHYLHTPSQLLHQDANQQAMNLLSKLEAEGISEMATTSSSMNYNNDWMTMMMAGNTGIIPPCCKPLETLDLFPTKSTGLRDECSTSKSSSCSTSTN